The following proteins come from a genomic window of Sebastes fasciatus isolate fSebFas1 chromosome 6, fSebFas1.pri, whole genome shotgun sequence:
- the bmpr1ba gene encoding bone morphogenetic protein receptor type-1B produces MPVQGGRLKRCLSLCLWSRSPLLLLGLFSLHAQAQGNILDSMLLRASSKEAVESGKETSGSTAPASSSQRLLWCHCYHHCPEDSTNNTCRTDGYCFTMVEEEGGVPVQTAGCLGLRGSEFQCRETGNSRQRRSLECCTDQDYCNKNLHPTLPPLKPPLYVDGKIHHMALLISVTVCSIILAVIIVFCYFRYKRQESRPRYSIGLEQDETYIPPGESLRDLIEQSQSSGSGSGLPLLVQRTIAKQIQMVKQIGKGRYGEVWMGRWRGEKVAVKVFFTTEEASWFRETEIYQTVLMRHENILGFIAADIKGTGSWTQLYLITDYHENGSLYDYLKSTTLDNKAMLRLAYSSVSGLCHLHTEIFGTQGKPAIAHRDLKSKNILVKRNGTCCIADLGLAVKFISDTNEVDIPPNTRVGTKRYMPPEVLDETLNRSHFQSYIMADMYSFGLILWEIARRCVSGGILEEYQLPYHELVPTDPSYEDMREVVCIKRLRPSFPNRWTSDECLRQMGKLMTECWAHNPASRLTALRVKKTLAKMSESQDIKL; encoded by the exons GCACAAGCACAAG GCAACATATTGGACAGTATGCTGCTGAGAGCGTCCAGTAAGGAGGCAGTGGAGAGTGGGAAGGAGACCAGTGGCAGCACAGCTCCTGCTTCATCCTCCCAGAGACTACTGTGGTGTCACTGTTATCACCACTGCCCCGAAGATTCAACCAATAATACGTGCAG GACGGATGGCTACTGTTTCACcatggtggaggaggagggaggggtacCGGTCCAGACTGCAGGTTGCCTCGGGCTCCGAGGATCAGAATTTCAGTGTAGG GAGACCGGGAATTCTCGTCAAAGGAGATCACTGGAGTGCTGCACAGACCAAGATTACTGTAACAAAAACCTGCATCCTACACTGCCACCGCTCAAACCACCTC tctATGTAGATGGAAAGATCCACCACATGGCCTTGTTGATCTCAGTCACTGTGTGCAGCATCATACTGGCTGTCATTATTGTCTTCTGCTACTTCAG GTACAAGCGTCAGGAGTCTCGTCCTCGGTACAGTATTGGTCTGGAGCAGGATGAGACCTACATCCCCCCTGGTGAATCTCTGAGGGACCTGATAGAGCAGTCCCAAAGCTCTGGCTCAGGCTCAGGGCTCCCTCTATTG GTGCAACGAACGATAGCCAAGCAGATCCAGATGGTGAAGCAGATAGGCAAGGGGAGGTATGGCGAGGTGTGGATGGGCAGATGGAGGGGAGAGAAAGTGGCTGTTAAAGTTTTCTTCACCACTGAGGAGGCCAGTTGGTTCAGAGAGACTGAGATTTACCAGACCGTCCTAATGAGACATGAGAACATACTGG GTTTTATAGCTGCTGATATTAAAGGAACTGGCTCCTGGACTCAACTCTACCTAATAACCGACTACCATGAAAACGGCTCTTTGTACGACTACCTCAAATCAACCACTCTAGACAACAAAGCCATGCTGCGACTGGCCTACTCCTCCGTGTCAGGCCTTTGTCACCTCCACACCGAGATCTTCGGCACCCAGGGCAAACCTGCCATCGCCCACAGGGATCTGAAGAGTAAGAACATACTGGTGAAAAGAAATGGCACCTGCTGTATAGCTGACCTAGGACTGGCAGTCAAGTTCATCAG TGACACCAATGAGGTAGACATCCCTCCCAACACCAGAGTCGGTACAAAGCGCTACATGCCTCCGGAGGTTCTGGACGAGACTCTGAACCGAAGTCATTTTCAGTCGTACATCATGGCCGACATGTACAGCTTCGGGCTCATTCTCTGGGAGATCGCTCGGCGTTGTGTCTCAGGag GGATCCTTGAAGAGTACCAGTTGCCGTACCATGAGTTAGTTCCTACAGACCCTTCATATGAAGACATGAGAGAAGTGGTCTGCATCAAGAGACTACGACCATCCTTTCCTAATCGATGGACCAGCGATGAG TGTTTGAGACAGATGGGGAAGCTGATGACAGAATGCTGGGCCCACAACCCGGCCTCCCGCCTCACAGCCCTACGGGTCAAAAAGACACTTGCCAAGATGTCAGAATCGCAGGACATCAAGCTGTGA